Proteins encoded within one genomic window of Arachis ipaensis cultivar K30076 chromosome B08, Araip1.1, whole genome shotgun sequence:
- the LOC107613196 gene encoding uncharacterized protein LOC107613196 isoform X1 gives MSGVSLATAPTVVSEQKVATTEGTSTNQKTPAKPSGGIMGSLRMIELQLVAFILVFSASGLVPILDLIFPAFATLYILALSQFAFPSHESSSSPSFQQEIFKGSKLFRMYVIVGTAVGLFLPLAYVLGGFARGDEHAVRSATPHLFLLSCQILTENVISGLSLFSPPVRALVPMIYTVRRIFVDVDWIHDVWLNKTLSATASLQDIVWYWFGKGLAVANLGYFSMNLFFFLIPRFLPRAFEKYLQQKGEMYAKSAEEKRSSPINKPQSSEKKTE, from the exons atgtcagGTGTGTCTCTAGCTACCGCTCCTACAGTAGTGTCAGAACAAAAAGTGGCTACAACAGAAGGAACAAGCACAAACCAGAAAACTCCTGCAAAACCTTCTGGGGGCATAATGGGGTCACTGAGAATGATAGAACTTCAGCTTGTTGCATTCATATTAGTTTTCTCAGCAAGTGGACTTGTTCCAATTCTTGATCTTATCTTCCCTGCATTTGCAACTCTATACATATTAGCACTCTCACAATTTGCATTCCCATCACATGAAtcttcatcatcaccatcatttcAGCAAGAGATCTTTAAGGGTAGCAAGTTGTTTAGGATGTATGTGATTGTTGGAACAGCAGTGGGTTTGTTCTTGCCATTGGCTTATGTTCTTGGTGGATTTGCAAGAGGGGATGAGCATGCTGTGAGGTCAGCAACACCACATTTGTTCTTGTTGTCATGTCAGATTCTCACTGAGAATGTTATTAGTGGATTGTCTTTGTTTTCACCTCCGGTGAGGGCGCTGGTGCCCATGATTTACACTGTCAGGAGGATCTTTGTTGATGTTGATTGGATTCATGATGTTTGGCTTAACAAGACTTTGTCTGCAACTGCAAGCCTTCAG GACATAGTATGGTATTGGTTTGGGAAGGGTCTTGCAGTGGCAAACTTGGGATATTTCTCCATGAATCTGTTTTTTTTCTTGATACCAAGGTTCCTTCCCAGAGCTTTTGAGAAGTATTTGCAACAGAAGGGAGAGATGTATGCCAAGTCAGCAGAGGAAAAGAGGTCTTCACCAATCAACAAACCCCAATCTTCA
- the LOC107613196 gene encoding uncharacterized protein LOC107613196 isoform X2 — translation MSGVSLATAPTVVSEQKVATTEGTSTNQKTPAKPSGGIMGSLRMIELQLVAFILVFSASGLVPILDLIFPAFATLYILALSQFAFPSHESSSSPSFQQEIFKGSKLFRMYVIVGTAVGLFLPLAYVLGGFARGDEHAVRSATPHLFLLSCQILTENVISGLSLFSPPVRALVPMIYTVRRIFVDVDWIHDVWLNKTLSATASLQVPSQSF, via the exons atgtcagGTGTGTCTCTAGCTACCGCTCCTACAGTAGTGTCAGAACAAAAAGTGGCTACAACAGAAGGAACAAGCACAAACCAGAAAACTCCTGCAAAACCTTCTGGGGGCATAATGGGGTCACTGAGAATGATAGAACTTCAGCTTGTTGCATTCATATTAGTTTTCTCAGCAAGTGGACTTGTTCCAATTCTTGATCTTATCTTCCCTGCATTTGCAACTCTATACATATTAGCACTCTCACAATTTGCATTCCCATCACATGAAtcttcatcatcaccatcatttcAGCAAGAGATCTTTAAGGGTAGCAAGTTGTTTAGGATGTATGTGATTGTTGGAACAGCAGTGGGTTTGTTCTTGCCATTGGCTTATGTTCTTGGTGGATTTGCAAGAGGGGATGAGCATGCTGTGAGGTCAGCAACACCACATTTGTTCTTGTTGTCATGTCAGATTCTCACTGAGAATGTTATTAGTGGATTGTCTTTGTTTTCACCTCCGGTGAGGGCGCTGGTGCCCATGATTTACACTGTCAGGAGGATCTTTGTTGATGTTGATTGGATTCATGATGTTTGGCTTAACAAGACTTTGTCTGCAACTGCAAGCCTTCAG GTTCCTTCCCAGAGCTTTTGA
- the LOC107613195 gene encoding beta-galactosidase 10: protein MKLCFFLCLLCSFAFLALGSNVSYDGRSLIIDGQRKLLLSASIHYPRSVPAMWPSLVQTAKEGGIDVIETYVFWNGHELSPGNYYFGGRFDLVKFVKIVQQAGMHLILRIGPFVAAEWNYGGVPVWLHYIPGTVFRTYNQPFMSHMQNFTTYIVNLMKQEKLFASQGGPIILSQIENEYGYYENFYKEDGKKYAMWAAKMAVAQNTGVPWIMCQQWDAPDPVIDTCNSFYCDQFKPTSPNRPKIWTENWPGWFKTFGGRNPHRPAEDVAYAVARFFQKGGSVQNYYMYHGGTNFGRTAGGPFITTSYDYDAPIDEYGLPRFPKWGHLKELHRAIKLCEPVLLNGKSVNITLGPSVEADVYTDESGACAAFIANIDDKNDRTVEFRNMSYHLPAWSVSILPDCKNVVFNTAKVSTQTHVVSMIDENLQQSDKGAVTFKWDVLKENAGIWGEADFVKTGFVDLINTTKDTTDYLWHTTSIYVGENEEFLKNGSKPVLLINSTGHALHAFVNQEYQGTGTGNGTHSPFFFKNPIPLRPGKNEIALLCLTVGLPTAGPFYDFVGAGLISVKIKGFNNGTVDLSSSAWSYKIGVQGEQLKLYQGDGSSSLKWTTTSKPPKGQALTWYKAVVDAPSGDEPIGLDMLHMGKGLAWLNGEEIGRYWARNSEFEEKDCVQECDYRGKFLPDKCDTDCGKPTQKWYHVPRSWFKPSGNTLVIFEEKGGDPTKIKFLRRKVTGACADVAEDYPSIGLDSQGEDKINKNTPFARLTCPGNTIISSVKFASFGTPTGKCGSYLLGSCHDPNSSTVVEKACLNKNDCVVKLAEENFKNNLCPGSSRKLAVEAICS from the exons ATGAAGCTTTGTTTCTTTCTCTGCCTGCTTTGTTCATTCGCATTTCTTGCTTTGGGTTCCAATGTCAGCTACGATGGTCGCTCCCTCATCATTGATGGCCAAAGGAAGCTTCTTCTCTCTGCTTCCATTCACTACCCCAGAAGTGTTCCCGCT ATGTGGCCAAGTCTTGTTCAAACAGCTAAGGAAGGAGGCATAGATGTCATAGAAACCTATGTTTTCTGGAACGGTCATGAGCTTTCTCCAGGAAAT TATTACTTTGGAGGACGATTCGATCTAGTCAAGTTTGTGAAGATTGTCCAGCAGGCTGGAATGCACTTGATTCTTCGGATAGGCCCGTTTGTTGCAGCGGAATGGAATTACGG TGGTGTACCGGTATGGTTGCATTATATTCCAGGCACGGTGTTCCGGACATACAATCAGCCTTTTATG TCTCATATGCAGAACTTTACAACATACATAGTAAATCTTATGAAACAAGAGAAGCTTTTTGCGTCGCAAGGGGGTCCTATCATCTTGTCCCAG ATAGAAAATGAGTACGGATActatgaaaatttttataaggaggACGGTAAGAAGTATGCAATGTGGGCTGCAAAGATGGCTGTTGCTCAGAATACCGGTGTCCCGTGGATAATGTGCCAGCAATGGGATGCTCCAGATCCTGTG ATAGATACCTGTAACTCATTCTATTGTGACCAATTTAAACCTACTTCTCCAAATAGGCCAAAAATTTGGACCGAGAACTGGCCTGGATG GTTCAAAACTTTTGGTGGAAGAAATCCTCACCGGCCAGCTGAAGATGTGGCATATGCAGTTGCTCGTTTCTTCCAGAAAGGTGGAAGTGTGCAAAACTACTACATG TATCATGGAGGAACAAATTTCGGGCGTACAGCCGGTGGTCCATTCATTACTACAAGTTATGACTACGATGCCCCGATAGATGAGTAT GGGTTACCTAGATTCCCGAAATGGGGACATCTTAAGGAGCTTCACAGAGCTATCAAGTTATGTGAGCCTGTATTGCTTAATGGCAAATCAGTTAATATCACCCTTGGTCCTTCTGTGGAG GCCGATGTCTATACCGATGAATCAGGAGCATGTGCTGCCTTTATTGCAAACATTGACGACAAAAATGATAGGACGGTGGAGTTTCGCAATATGTCATATCACCTGCCGGCGTGGTCGGTTAGCATCCTTCCTGATTGCAAGAATGTAGTCTTTAACACGGCAAAG GTTTCTACTCAGACACACGTAGTTTCGATGATTGATGAGAATTTGCAGCAATCAGATAAAGGTGCAGTGACTTTCAAATGGGATGTATTGAAGGAGAATGCAGGAATCTGGGGGGAGGCAGACTTCGTTAAAACCGGTTTTGTTGACCTTATAAATACCACCAAAGATACCACTGATTATCTGTGGCACACAACAAG TATATATGTTGGTGAAAATGAAGAGTTCCTAAAGAATGGAAGCAAACCAGTTCTTCTAATAAATTCCACTGGTCATGCTCTCCATGCATTTGTGAATCAGGAGTACCAAG GTACCGGAACTGGAAATGGTACACATTCGCCATTCTTTTTCAAGAATCCTATTCCTCTGAGGCCAGGGAAGAATGAGATTGCTTTATTATGCTTGACCGTTGGCTTACCG ACTGCTGGACCATTTTACGACTTCGTCGGAGCAGGACTGATAAGTGTAAAGATTAAGGGATTCAACAATGGGACAGTAGACTTGTCTTCTAGTGCCTGGAGTTACAAG ATCGGAGTACAAGGAGAACAACTGAAGTTATACCAGGGAGATGGGTCGAGTAGTTTGAAGTGGACAACCACATCCAAACCACCTAAAGGGCAGGCATTAACATGGTACAAG GCCGTCGTGGATGCTCCGTCCGGGGATGAACCAATTGGATTGGATATGTTGCATATGGGAAAGGGTCTAGCTTGGTTAAATGGAGAAGAAATTGGAAGATATTGGGCTCGGAATAGCGAGTTCGAGGAAAAAGACTGTGTACAAGAATGTGACTACAGAGGCAAATTCCTCCCTGACAAATGTGACACTGATTGTGGAAAGCCTACACAGAAATG GTATCATGTTCCAAGGTCTTGGTTCAAGCCATCCGGGaacactcttgttattttcgaGGAGAAAGGCGGAGATCCAACAAAGATTAAGTTCCTTAGGCGTAAAGTAACCGGAGCATGTGCCGATGTTGCCGAGGATTACCCTTCTATTGGACTTGATTCTCAGGGTGAAGATAAAATCAACAAGAACACTCCTTTTGCCCGTTTAACATGCCCCGGAAACACAATTATATCCTCAGTGAAATTTGCTAGCTTTGGAACCCCTACTGGAAAATGTGGATCTTACCTTTTGGGAAGTTGCCATGATCCCAATAGTAGCACAGTTGTTGAAAAG GCATGTCTAAACAAAAACGATTGCGTCGTAAAATTAGCCGAAGAGAATTTCAAGAACAATCTGTGTCCTGgttcatcaaggaaacttgcagTGGAAGCTATTTGCAGCTGA